Proteins encoded within one genomic window of Brachybacterium avium:
- a CDS encoding bifunctional 3'-5' exonuclease/DNA polymerase, whose translation MTAPPPPASASPTWCVLGREAGGRTRLLVLDGDGRSLGTEEVAADGLPALVARREEEHAPRWVWSDAAAWYPRLLAAGVRLERCHDLRLIHRILCHSELVEDASSLRAATEWETPLDPHEPVRDQGAALFELDAAAPRSGAVPSETEETWAEFTRQRAAIDGAHDPARLRLLVAAESAGALIAAELQAAGIPWDVAEHDRILTVALGPRPSPGTPPSKMVAAGAEVRAALGDPLVPLESPPKLLRALHRAGIDVPSTSQWELQQHEHPAIEPLLRYKKMSRLLTANGWTWLDEWVHEGRYRPVYVPGGVVTGRWASSGGGALQIPRQLRPALRADPGWRLISADVSQLEPRVLAAMSADAAMIAAGAGKDLYSGIVEARIVQTRQEAKIGVLGALYGGTTGDSGRVVPRLRRNFPAAMALVDGAAATGERGGTVTTWLGRSSPAPGEDWTRAQRTANQPDVAAGQQEAARRSARERGRFTRNFVVQGTAAEWALSWMAALRLQLARFEEVPESAAAAASGPVFSLRAHLAFFLHDEVIVHAPAEQAEAAATAIRDSADAAGRLLFPGSAIDFPLDLGISERSAEK comes from the coding sequence GTGACCGCTCCCCCGCCGCCTGCCTCCGCCTCACCCACGTGGTGCGTCCTCGGCCGCGAGGCCGGCGGGCGGACCCGGCTGCTCGTGCTGGACGGGGACGGCCGCTCGCTGGGGACGGAGGAGGTCGCGGCCGACGGGCTGCCGGCGCTGGTCGCCCGGCGCGAGGAGGAGCACGCTCCCCGCTGGGTCTGGAGCGATGCCGCGGCCTGGTATCCACGTCTGCTCGCGGCGGGGGTGAGGCTTGAGCGCTGTCACGACCTCCGCCTGATCCATCGGATCCTGTGTCACTCGGAGCTGGTCGAGGATGCGTCCTCGCTGCGGGCGGCGACGGAGTGGGAGACCCCGCTGGATCCGCACGAGCCGGTGCGGGACCAGGGTGCCGCCCTCTTCGAGCTCGACGCCGCTGCTCCACGCTCCGGGGCCGTCCCCTCGGAGACGGAGGAGACGTGGGCCGAGTTCACCCGGCAGCGGGCGGCGATCGACGGTGCCCACGACCCGGCCCGGCTGCGCCTGCTGGTCGCCGCCGAATCGGCGGGGGCGCTGATCGCGGCCGAGCTGCAGGCGGCCGGGATCCCGTGGGATGTGGCCGAGCACGACCGGATCCTCACCGTCGCGCTCGGGCCGCGCCCCTCTCCCGGCACGCCGCCGTCGAAGATGGTGGCCGCCGGCGCCGAGGTGCGCGCCGCGCTCGGCGATCCGCTGGTGCCGCTGGAGTCCCCGCCGAAGCTGCTGCGCGCCCTGCACCGGGCTGGGATCGACGTCCCCTCCACCTCGCAGTGGGAGCTGCAGCAGCATGAGCATCCGGCGATCGAGCCGCTGCTGCGGTACAAGAAGATGTCGCGCCTGCTGACCGCGAACGGCTGGACCTGGCTGGACGAGTGGGTGCATGAGGGGCGCTACCGTCCGGTGTACGTGCCGGGCGGTGTGGTCACCGGTCGCTGGGCCTCCAGCGGCGGCGGTGCGCTGCAGATCCCGCGGCAGCTGCGGCCGGCCCTGCGCGCCGATCCGGGCTGGCGACTGATCAGCGCCGACGTCTCCCAGCTGGAGCCGCGCGTGCTCGCGGCGATGTCCGCCGACGCCGCGATGATCGCCGCCGGCGCCGGGAAGGATCTCTACTCCGGGATCGTCGAGGCACGCATCGTGCAGACCCGGCAGGAGGCGAAGATCGGGGTGCTCGGCGCGCTGTACGGCGGCACCACCGGGGACAGCGGACGGGTGGTGCCGCGGCTGCGCCGGAACTTCCCTGCCGCGATGGCGCTGGTCGACGGGGCGGCCGCGACCGGGGAGCGCGGCGGGACCGTGACCACGTGGCTGGGCCGCTCCTCCCCCGCACCCGGGGAGGACTGGACCCGCGCCCAGCGCACCGCGAATCAGCCCGACGTCGCGGCCGGGCAGCAGGAGGCGGCCCGTCGCTCCGCCCGGGAGCGGGGCCGGTTCACCCGGAACTTCGTGGTCCAGGGCACCGCGGCGGAATGGGCGCTGTCCTGGATGGCGGCGCTGCGGCTGCAGCTCGCACGCTTCGAGGAGGTGCCGGAGTCGGCCGCGGCCGCGGCGTCGGGGCCGGTGTTCTCGCTTCGCGCGCACCTGGCGTTCTTCCTCCACGACGAGGTGATCGTCCACGCTCCTGCCGAGCAGGCCGAGGCCGCGGCGACGGCGATCCGTGATTCAGCCGATGCGGCGGGGCGACTGCTGTTCCCCGGCAGCGCGATCGACTTCCCGCTGGATCTGGGGATCAGCGAGCGCTCGGCGGAGAAGTAG
- a CDS encoding MBL fold metallo-hydrolase translates to MADHDYTGHVEPGGEPMVRDLRHLQIRKLSVGPMDNNAYLLTCRSSRAQLLIDAAADTDALRRMVAAGGEHNGLDLLVTTHSHHDHVGALAEMMAATGARTAAGEADAKEITERIDIPLAHGDVLEFGEQQVEIIHLRGHTPGSIAVLLRAGDEGDHLFTGDSLFPGGVGNTGQDPERFAQLMDDVEQRVFDRLGDDTWVYPGHGDDTTLGAERASLPTWRERGW, encoded by the coding sequence ATGGCTGATCATGACTACACCGGACACGTCGAACCCGGAGGCGAGCCGATGGTGCGCGACCTCCGCCATCTGCAGATCCGCAAGCTCTCCGTCGGTCCCATGGACAACAACGCCTATCTCCTGACCTGTCGGTCGAGCCGGGCCCAGCTGCTGATCGACGCCGCGGCGGACACCGACGCGCTGCGCCGCATGGTCGCCGCGGGAGGAGAGCACAACGGGCTCGATCTCCTCGTCACCACCCACAGCCATCACGATCACGTGGGCGCGCTCGCGGAGATGATGGCGGCCACCGGCGCCCGCACCGCCGCCGGCGAGGCCGATGCCAAGGAGATCACCGAGCGGATCGACATCCCCCTCGCCCACGGCGACGTGCTCGAGTTCGGCGAGCAGCAGGTCGAGATCATCCATCTGCGCGGTCACACCCCCGGCTCGATCGCGGTGCTCCTGCGCGCCGGGGACGAGGGCGATCACCTCTTCACCGGCGACTCCCTGTTCCCGGGCGGGGTGGGCAACACCGGCCAGGATCCCGAGCGCTTCGCGCAGCTGATGGACGACGTCGAGCAGCGCGTCTTCGACCGCCTCGGGGACGACACCTGGGTGTATCCGGGCCACGGGGACGACACCACCCTCGGCGCGGAGCGGGCCTCGCTGCCGACTTGGCGCGAGCGGGGCTGGTGA
- a CDS encoding transporter substrate-binding domain-containing protein — MNLIKRFKTIAAVSTTLLLAGTLAACGGSADESSDGLKDTYVVATDTSFVPFEFKEDGEYVGFDIDIVNEIADRAGFEIDLETTNFDGIIPGLQTGTFDIAIAGITITDERAEVVDFTSPYYKSGLRIGVPVDDTSITSVDDLEGLTIATRLGSTSADYIENNIDGATPNTYEQLDQAYLSVEGGGSDAVLYDAPNVEYYIQTTGGDSLKIVGELLEAQDYGLAVSQGNEELLTAMNEALADMIEDGTYAEIYQDWFGSEPEWLDQLAESQVG; from the coding sequence GTGAACCTGATCAAGCGATTCAAGACCATTGCCGCGGTGTCGACGACACTTCTGCTAGCAGGCACTCTGGCGGCCTGCGGCGGCTCGGCCGACGAGAGCAGCGACGGTCTGAAGGACACCTACGTCGTCGCCACCGACACCTCGTTCGTCCCGTTCGAGTTCAAGGAGGACGGTGAGTACGTCGGCTTCGACATCGATATCGTCAACGAGATCGCAGACCGGGCCGGCTTCGAGATCGATCTCGAGACCACCAACTTCGACGGGATCATCCCCGGCCTGCAGACCGGGACCTTCGACATCGCGATCGCCGGCATCACGATCACCGACGAACGTGCCGAGGTCGTGGACTTCACCAGCCCGTACTACAAGTCGGGCCTGCGCATCGGCGTCCCCGTCGATGACACCAGCATCACCAGCGTGGACGACCTCGAGGGTCTGACCATCGCCACCCGGCTCGGATCCACCAGCGCCGACTACATCGAGAACAACATCGACGGTGCGACGCCGAACACCTACGAGCAGCTCGACCAGGCATACCTGTCGGTCGAGGGCGGCGGTTCGGACGCAGTGCTGTACGACGCCCCGAACGTGGAGTACTACATCCAGACCACCGGCGGTGACAGCCTGAAGATCGTCGGTGAGCTGCTCGAGGCGCAGGACTACGGCCTCGCCGTCTCGCAGGGCAACGAGGAGCTGCTCACGGCGATGAACGAGGCGCTCGCCGACATGATCGAGGACGGCACCTACGCCGAGATCTACCAGGACTGGTTCGGCAGCGAGCCGGAATGGCTGGACCAGCTGGCCGAGTCCCAGGTCGGCTGA
- the uvrA gene encoding excinuclease ABC subunit UvrA: MTESLVVRGAREHNLKNIDIDIPRNKLVVFSGLSGSGKSSLAFDTIFAEGQRRYVESLSAYARQFLGQMDKPSVDLIEGLSPAVSIDQKSTNRNPRSTVGTITEIYDYLRLLFSRTGEQHCPVCGERVSSSSAEQIVDTLLGQEPGTRFQLLAPVVQGRKGEHVDLLSALRSQGYARARIDGKNRRLDEEITLDKKFKHTIEVVVDRLAAKPDSRRRLTDSVETALRLAEGIVVVDFVDLEEDDPGRIRRFSEKRACPNDHPLAIDDIEPRTFSFNAPYGACPECTGLGQRLEVDPELVVPDEDLTLAEGAIAPWAMGHSDRHLEVMAGLAEQLSFSMDVPWRALPQRATEALLHGKDHKVHVKYRNRFGRERTYSTGFEGVMHFLERRHSDTESDWAKDRYEQFMREVPCPACRGARLRPEVLAVTVGGRSIAEVTEMSIREAHAFHDGLELGEREAAIADEVLREIRSRLGFLLDVGLDYLTLARAAGTLSGGEAQRIRLATQIGSGLVGVLYVLDEPSIGLHQRDNARLIGTLERLRDLGNTLIVVEHDEDTLNSADWVVDIGPLAGEHGGRVVHSGGVEELKRNPDSLTGRYLSGELEIPLPAQRRPIDKARMLEVVAPRANNLVGQDVAFPLGVLTAVTGVSGSGKSSLVNDILYSVLAKELNRARIVPGRHKRVTGLEHLDKVVHVDQSPIGRTPRSNPATYTGVWDRVRTLFAQTNEAKIRGYTAGRFSFNVKGGRCEACSGDGTLKIEMNFLPDVYVQCEVCHGQRYNRETLEVKFKDKNVAEVLGMSIAEALEFFDAVPAIRRQMQTLVDVGLGYVKLGQSATTLSGGEAQRVKLSSELHKRSNGRTIYVLDEPTTGLHFEDVRKLLDVLGGLVDKGNSVIVIEHNLDVIKTADHVIDLGPDGGSGGGRIVATGTPEQVAETPGSYTGHFLAPMLTTGRAGLSGKR; this comes from the coding sequence GTGACTGAATCTCTGGTCGTCCGTGGTGCGCGCGAGCACAACCTCAAGAACATCGACATCGACATCCCCCGCAACAAGCTGGTGGTGTTCTCGGGGCTGTCCGGCTCCGGGAAGAGCTCCCTGGCGTTCGACACCATCTTCGCCGAGGGGCAGCGTCGCTATGTCGAATCGCTGTCGGCCTACGCCCGGCAGTTCCTGGGCCAGATGGACAAGCCCTCCGTCGACCTCATCGAGGGTCTCTCCCCGGCGGTCTCGATCGATCAGAAGTCGACCAACCGGAACCCGCGGTCCACCGTCGGCACCATCACCGAGATCTACGACTACCTGCGCCTGCTGTTCTCCCGCACCGGCGAGCAGCACTGCCCGGTCTGCGGCGAGCGGGTCAGCTCCTCCTCGGCGGAGCAGATCGTGGACACCCTGCTCGGCCAGGAGCCCGGCACCCGCTTCCAGCTGCTCGCGCCCGTGGTCCAGGGCCGCAAGGGCGAGCACGTGGACCTGCTCAGCGCCCTGCGCTCGCAGGGCTATGCCCGCGCCCGGATCGACGGGAAGAACCGTCGGCTCGATGAGGAGATCACGCTCGACAAGAAGTTCAAGCACACCATCGAGGTGGTCGTGGACCGCCTCGCCGCGAAGCCCGACTCGCGCCGCCGCCTCACCGACTCGGTGGAGACCGCTCTGCGGCTCGCCGAGGGCATCGTGGTGGTCGACTTCGTAGACCTGGAGGAGGACGATCCGGGCCGCATCCGCCGCTTCTCCGAGAAGCGCGCCTGCCCCAACGATCATCCGCTGGCGATCGATGACATCGAACCGCGCACCTTCTCCTTCAACGCGCCCTACGGCGCCTGCCCCGAGTGCACCGGCCTCGGCCAGCGTCTCGAGGTCGACCCGGAGCTGGTGGTCCCCGATGAGGACCTCACCCTCGCCGAGGGCGCGATCGCCCCCTGGGCGATGGGGCATTCCGATCGCCACCTCGAGGTGATGGCGGGACTGGCCGAGCAGCTCAGCTTCTCCATGGACGTGCCGTGGAGGGCGCTGCCGCAGCGCGCCACGGAGGCGCTGCTGCACGGCAAGGACCACAAGGTCCACGTGAAGTACCGCAACCGCTTCGGCCGTGAGCGCACCTACTCCACCGGCTTCGAGGGCGTCATGCACTTCCTCGAGCGCCGCCACTCCGACACCGAATCGGACTGGGCCAAGGATCGCTACGAGCAGTTCATGCGCGAGGTCCCGTGCCCCGCCTGCCGGGGCGCCCGGCTGCGCCCCGAGGTGCTGGCGGTGACCGTGGGCGGCCGCTCCATCGCCGAGGTCACCGAGATGTCGATCCGCGAGGCCCATGCCTTCCACGACGGCCTCGAGCTGGGCGAGCGCGAAGCCGCGATCGCCGACGAGGTGCTGCGGGAGATCCGCTCCCGGCTGGGATTCCTGCTCGATGTGGGCCTGGACTACCTCACCCTCGCCCGCGCCGCCGGGACCCTCTCCGGCGGCGAGGCCCAGCGGATCCGACTCGCCACCCAGATCGGCTCCGGCCTGGTCGGCGTGCTGTACGTGCTGGACGAACCCTCGATCGGTCTGCACCAGCGGGACAACGCGCGCCTCATCGGCACCCTCGAGCGGCTGCGCGACCTCGGCAACACCCTGATCGTCGTCGAGCACGACGAGGACACCCTGAACTCCGCCGACTGGGTGGTGGACATCGGCCCGCTGGCCGGTGAGCACGGCGGCCGGGTGGTGCACTCCGGCGGGGTCGAGGAGCTCAAGCGCAACCCCGACAGCCTCACCGGCCGCTATCTCTCCGGCGAGCTGGAGATCCCGCTGCCCGCACAGCGGCGTCCGATCGACAAGGCGCGGATGCTCGAGGTCGTCGCCCCCCGTGCGAACAACCTCGTCGGGCAGGACGTCGCGTTCCCGCTCGGCGTGCTGACCGCCGTCACCGGGGTCTCCGGTTCAGGGAAGTCCTCGCTCGTCAACGACATCCTGTACTCGGTGCTCGCCAAGGAGCTCAATCGAGCCCGCATCGTGCCCGGGCGCCACAAGCGGGTCACCGGGCTCGAGCACCTCGACAAGGTGGTGCACGTGGACCAGTCGCCCATCGGCCGCACCCCGCGCTCGAACCCCGCCACCTACACCGGCGTGTGGGACCGGGTGCGCACCCTGTTCGCCCAGACCAACGAGGCGAAGATCCGCGGCTACACCGCCGGCCGCTTCTCCTTCAACGTCAAGGGCGGCCGCTGCGAGGCCTGCTCCGGCGACGGTACGCTGAAGATCGAGATGAACTTCCTGCCGGATGTCTACGTCCAGTGCGAGGTCTGCCACGGCCAGCGGTACAACCGCGAGACCCTCGAGGTGAAGTTCAAGGACAAGAACGTCGCGGAGGTGCTCGGCATGTCGATCGCCGAGGCCCTCGAGTTCTTCGACGCGGTCCCCGCGATCCGCCGCCAGATGCAGACCCTGGTCGATGTGGGGCTCGGCTACGTGAAGCTCGGGCAGTCCGCGACCACCCTCTCCGGTGGCGAGGCGCAGCGCGTCAAGCTCTCCTCCGAACTGCACAAGCGCTCCAACGGCCGCACCATCTACGTGCTGGACGAGCCCACCACGGGTCTGCACTTCGAGGACGTCCGCAAGCTCCTCGACGTGCTGGGCGGCCTGGTGGACAAGGGGAACTCGGTGATCGTCATCGAGCACAACCTCGATGTCATCAAGACGGCCGACCACGTCATCGACCTCGGCCCCGACGGGGGCTCCGGCGGCGGACGGATCGTCGCCACCGGCACCCCCGAACAGGTGGCCGAGACCCCCGGCTCCTACACCGGCCACTTCCTCGCCCCGATGCTGACCACCGGACGAGCGGGCCTGTCCGGGAAGAGGTGA
- a CDS encoding amino acid ABC transporter permease, producing MRTLLNFNWAGVLDFLPQLGVGMLFTLLISVVGLVIGFVLGAIFGLARLSRFTLVNWIATAYIEVVRGTPLLVQAIWLFFALPLIIQYTLPSVLAGIIVIGVNSGAYIAEIVRGAVQSIDKGQMEAGRSLGMSHHVTMRKVIWPQAFKRMIPPLGNQFIISIKDTSLLSVILVPELLFQARTIASNHFNAVEIYTAVAVCYLLITLTLSGVLRLTEKRLELQA from the coding sequence ATGAGGACCCTGCTGAACTTCAACTGGGCCGGGGTCCTCGATTTCCTGCCCCAGCTCGGCGTGGGCATGCTGTTCACGCTGCTGATCTCGGTCGTCGGACTGGTGATCGGATTCGTGCTGGGTGCGATCTTCGGACTCGCGCGGCTCAGCCGGTTCACGCTGGTCAACTGGATCGCCACCGCCTACATCGAGGTGGTGCGCGGCACTCCCCTGCTGGTGCAGGCGATCTGGTTGTTCTTCGCACTGCCCCTGATCATCCAGTACACGCTGCCGTCCGTGCTCGCGGGCATCATCGTGATCGGCGTGAACTCCGGCGCCTACATCGCCGAGATCGTCCGCGGCGCCGTCCAGTCCATCGACAAGGGACAGATGGAGGCGGGCCGGTCCCTCGGGATGAGCCACCACGTCACCATGCGCAAGGTGATCTGGCCGCAGGCGTTCAAGCGGATGATCCCACCCCTGGGCAACCAGTTCATCATCAGCATCAAGGACACCTCCCTGCTGTCGGTGATACTCGTGCCCGAGCTGCTGTTCCAGGCCCGCACCATCGCCTCGAACCACTTCAACGCGGTGGAGATCTATACGGCCGTGGCCGTCTGCTACCTGTTGATCACACTGACCCTGTCGGGCGTGCTGCGCCTGACCGAGAAGCGGCTGGAGCTCCAGGCATGA
- the uvrC gene encoding excinuclease ABC subunit UvrC, translated as MADPATYRPATGTIPTRPGVYRFRDEHGRVIYVGKAKNLRQRLVNYFQDLAVLHERTRRMVTTAASVEWTVVGTEVEALTLEYTWIKEFDPRFNVKFRDDKSYPYLVITMGEEVPRVHITRRPGAKGDRVFGPYPQVGAIRETLDLMLRVFPIRSCTDGVYRRAQRSGRPCLLGFIGKCSAPCVGNISVAEHRKLAEQFADFMAGNTSTYTRRIERQMKAAAAAMDYETAARLRDDLQALEKVMEKNSVVLSDATDADLIALAQDELEASVQVFHVRGGRIRGQRGWTAEILDDSAAPDLVERALTTLYSEGTAPKEVLVPVLPTNRAQIQELMGPRVDLRVPQRGEKKDLLRTVGENATEALRLHRLKRVGDLTARTKALEDLGQALDLAEPPLRIECYDISHSHGTNVVGSQVVFEDGLPKKSEYRRYSVSGEAARDDTASMYDVISRRLKHHLDPPEKSDEDKRRFAYPPSLLLVDGGPPQVAAAQQAMDDLGITDIALAGIAKRLEEIWLPGDDYPVILPRTSEALFLVQRLRDEAHRFAISYHRSKRGRAMQASALDGIAGLGPVRRRALLDRFVTVSAIRSSSEEQLAEVDGIGPALAAQIALALRSEEGSAAEPDGNAEAGTVIEDAALGIAVNTATGEIIDR; from the coding sequence ATGGCCGACCCTGCGACCTACCGCCCCGCCACCGGCACCATCCCCACCCGCCCGGGGGTGTACCGGTTCCGGGACGAGCACGGCCGCGTCATCTACGTGGGCAAGGCGAAGAACCTCCGCCAGCGCCTGGTGAACTACTTCCAGGACCTCGCCGTCCTGCACGAGCGCACCCGGCGCATGGTCACCACCGCGGCGAGCGTCGAGTGGACCGTGGTGGGCACCGAGGTCGAGGCGCTCACCCTGGAGTACACCTGGATCAAGGAGTTCGACCCGCGGTTCAATGTCAAGTTCCGCGACGACAAGTCCTACCCCTACCTCGTGATCACCATGGGGGAGGAGGTGCCGCGGGTGCACATCACCCGTCGGCCGGGGGCCAAGGGAGATCGCGTCTTCGGGCCCTACCCGCAGGTCGGCGCGATCCGCGAGACCCTCGACCTGATGCTGCGGGTGTTCCCGATCCGCTCCTGCACCGACGGCGTCTACCGCCGCGCCCAGCGCTCCGGCCGGCCCTGCCTGCTCGGCTTCATCGGCAAGTGCTCCGCCCCCTGCGTCGGGAACATCTCCGTGGCGGAGCATCGGAAGCTGGCCGAGCAGTTCGCGGACTTCATGGCCGGCAACACCTCGACGTACACCCGTCGCATCGAGCGGCAGATGAAGGCCGCGGCCGCGGCGATGGACTACGAGACCGCGGCGCGCCTGCGCGATGACCTGCAGGCGCTGGAGAAGGTGATGGAGAAGAACTCCGTCGTCCTGTCCGACGCGACCGACGCCGACCTCATCGCCCTCGCCCAGGACGAGCTGGAGGCCTCCGTGCAGGTCTTCCACGTGCGCGGCGGCCGGATCCGCGGCCAGCGCGGCTGGACCGCCGAGATCCTCGACGACTCCGCCGCGCCCGACCTCGTCGAGCGTGCGCTGACCACCCTGTACTCCGAAGGCACCGCGCCCAAGGAGGTGCTGGTCCCGGTGCTGCCCACCAACCGGGCGCAGATCCAGGAGCTGATGGGGCCGCGGGTGGACCTGCGGGTGCCCCAGCGCGGGGAGAAGAAGGACCTGCTGCGCACCGTCGGCGAGAACGCCACCGAGGCGCTGCGCCTGCACCGGCTGAAGCGCGTCGGAGACCTCACCGCCCGCACCAAGGCCCTCGAGGATCTCGGCCAGGCGCTGGACCTCGCCGAGCCGCCGCTGCGGATCGAGTGCTACGACATCTCCCACTCCCACGGCACGAACGTGGTCGGCTCCCAGGTCGTCTTCGAGGACGGCCTGCCCAAGAAGAGCGAGTACCGCCGCTACTCCGTCAGCGGCGAGGCCGCGCGCGATGACACCGCCTCGATGTACGACGTCATCTCGCGCCGGCTGAAGCATCATCTGGATCCACCGGAGAAGTCCGACGAGGACAAGCGGCGCTTCGCTTACCCGCCCTCCCTGCTGCTGGTCGACGGCGGTCCGCCCCAGGTCGCGGCCGCCCAGCAGGCCATGGACGATCTCGGCATCACCGACATCGCCCTGGCCGGGATCGCGAAACGGCTCGAGGAGATCTGGCTGCCCGGGGATGACTATCCGGTGATCCTGCCCCGCACCAGCGAGGCGCTGTTCCTGGTGCAGCGGCTGCGGGACGAGGCCCACCGCTTCGCGATCTCCTACCATCGCTCCAAGCGCGGCCGCGCCATGCAGGCCAGCGCGCTGGACGGCATCGCCGGGCTGGGACCGGTGCGTCGGCGGGCCCTGCTGGACCGCTTCGTGACCGTCTCCGCGATCCGCTCCTCGAGCGAGGAGCAGCTGGCCGAGGTCGACGGGATCGGGCCCGCGTTGGCCGCGCAGATCGCGCTCGCGCTACGATCCGAGGAGGGGAGCGCAGCGGAGCCGGATGGGAACGCGGAAGCGGGCACCGTGATCGAGGATGCGGCGCTCGGTATCGCCGTGAACACGGCGACCGGCGAGATCATCGACCGCTGA
- a CDS encoding pyrimidine dimer DNA glycosylase/endonuclease V: MRLWSLHPRHLDRQGLTGCWRESLLAQAVLAGRTKGYRAHPQLERFRAQDDPLDAVGAYLAALAEEATARGYRFDRSRIDCSPAHGEGTVQIPVTDGQLALEWRHLLAKLEHRSPERWQREHALGGPEPHPLFMVVPGSIESWEREPA, encoded by the coding sequence ATGCGCCTGTGGTCACTGCATCCCCGCCACCTCGATCGCCAGGGCCTGACGGGCTGCTGGCGGGAGTCCCTGCTGGCCCAGGCGGTGCTCGCCGGGCGCACGAAGGGCTATCGCGCCCACCCCCAGCTCGAGCGCTTCCGCGCGCAGGACGATCCGCTCGACGCCGTCGGCGCCTATCTCGCCGCCCTGGCCGAAGAGGCCACGGCGCGCGGCTACCGCTTCGATCGCTCGAGGATCGACTGCTCCCCCGCCCACGGAGAGGGGACTGTGCAGATCCCTGTCACCGACGGGCAGCTCGCCCTCGAATGGAGGCATCTGCTCGCAAAGCTCGAGCACCGCAGCCCCGAGCGCTGGCAGCGCGAGCACGCCCTCGGTGGTCCCGAGCCTCATCCGCTCTTCATGGTCGTTCCCGGAAGTATCGAATCGTGGGAGCGCGAACCGGCATGA